One genomic window of Canis lupus baileyi chromosome 24, mCanLup2.hap1, whole genome shotgun sequence includes the following:
- the ECEL1 gene encoding endothelin-converting enzyme-like 1 isoform X1, with product METPYSMTAHYDEFQEVKYVSRCGAGGARGASLPPGFPRGAGRGASGARAGLPRWNRREVCLLSGLVFAAGLCAILAAMLALKYLGPGPAGGGGCSEGCPERKAFARAARFLAANLDASIDPCQDFYSFACGGWLRRHAIPDDKLTYGTIAAIGEQNEERLRRLLARPGGGPGGAAQRKVRAFFRSCLDMREIERLGPRPMLEVIEDCGGWDLGGGGGGGGERPGAAARWDLNRLLYKAQGVYSAAALFSLTVSLDDRNSSRYVIRIDQDGLTLPERTLYLAQDEESEKILAAYRVFMERLLSLLGADAVEQKAQEILQLEQRLANITVSEYDDLRRDVSSMYNKVTLGQLQKITPHLQWKWLLDQIFQEDFSEDEEVVLLATDYMQQVSQLIRSTPRRILHNYLVWRVVVVLSEHLSPPFREALHELAREMEGSDKPQELARVCLGQANRHFGMALGALFVHEHFSAASKAKVQQLVEDIKFILGRRLEELDWMDAETKAAARAKLQYMMVMVGYPDFLLKPEAVDKEYEFEVHEKTYFKNILNSIRFSIQLSVKKIRQEVDKSTWLLPPQALNAYYLPNKNQMVFPAGILQPTLYDPDFPQSLNYGGIGTIIGHELTHGYDDWGGQYDRSGNLLHWWTEASYSRFLRKAECIVHLYDNFTVYNQRVNGKHTLGENIADMGGLKLAYYAYQKWVREHGPEHPLHRLKYTHNQLFFIAFAQNWCIKRRSQSIYLQVLTDKHAPEHYRVLGSVSQFEEFGRAFHCPKDSPMNPAHKCSVW from the exons ATGGAGACCCCGTACTCGATGACCGCGCACTACGACGAGTTCCAGGAGGTCAAATACGTGAGCCGGtgcggcgcggggggcgcgcgcggGGCCTCGCTGCCGCCCGGCTtcccgcggggcgcggggcgcggcgcctccggggcccgggcggggctgCCGCGCTGGAACCGGCGCGAGGTGTGCCTGCTGTCGGGGCTGGTGTTCGCCGCCGGCCTCTGCGCCATCCTGGCCGCTATGCTGGCGCTCAAGTACCTGGGCCCGggcccggcgggcggcggcggctgctcCGAGGGCTGCCCCGAGCGCAAGGCCTTCGCGCGCGCCGCCCGCTTCCTGGCCGCCAACCTGGACGCCAGCATAGACCCGTGCCAGGACTTCTACTCCTTCGCGTGCGGCGGCTGGCTGCGGCGCCACGCCATCCCCGACGACAAGCTCACCTACGGCACCATCGCGGCCATCGGGGAGCAGAACGAGGAGCGGCTGCGGCGCCTGCTGGCGCGGCCCGGGGGCGGGCCCGGCGGGGCGGCCCAGCGCAAGGTGCGCGCCTTCTTCCGCTCGTGCCTCGACATGCGCGAGATCGAGCGGCTCGGCCCGCGGCCCATGCTCGAAGTCATCGAGGACTGCGGGGGCTGGGAcctgggcggcggcggcggcggcggcggcgagcgcCCGGGGGCCGCGGCGCGCTGGGACCTCAACCGGCTGCTCTACAAGGCCCAGGGCGTGTACAGCGCCGCCGCGCTCTTCTCGCTCACCGTCAGCCTGGACGACAGGAACTCCTCGCGCTACGTCATCCGC aTTGACCAGGATGGGCTCACTCTGCCGGAGAGGACCCTGTACTTAGCTCAGGATGAGGAGAGTGAGAAG ATCCTGGCAGCGTACCGGGTGTTCATGGAGCGCCTGCTCAGCCTCCTGGGAGCCGATGCCGTGGAGCAGAAGGCGCAGGAGATCCTGCAGCTGGAGCAGCGGCTGGCCAAC ATCACAGTGTCAGAGTACGACGACCTCCGGCGAGATGTCAGCTCCATGTACAACAAGGTGACGCTGGGGCAGTTGCAGAAGATCACCCCCCAT CTGCAGTGGAAGTGGCTGCTGGACCAGATCTTCCAGGAGGACTTCTCAGAGGATGAGGAGGTGGTGCTGTTGGCCACAGACTACATGCAGCAGGTGTCCCAGCTCATCCGCTCCACACCCCGCAG GATCCTGCACAACTACCTGGTGTGGCGTGTAGTGGTGGTCCTGAGTGAGCACCTGTCACCGCCATTCCGAGAAGCACTGCACGAGCTGGCCCGTGAGATGGAGGGCAGTGACAAGCCACAGGAGCTGGCCCGTGTCTGCCTGGGCCAGGCCAACCGCCACTTTGGCATGGCACTTGGAGCTCTCTTTGTACATGAGCACTTCTCAGCTGCCAGCAAGGCCAAG GTACAGCAGCTTGTGGAAGACATCAAGTTCATCTTGGGCCGGCGCCTGGAGGAGCTGGACTGGATGGATGCCGAGACCAAGGCAGCTGCTCGGGCCAAG CTCCAGTacatgatggtgatggtgggcTACCCGGACTTCCTGCTCAAACCCGAGGCTGTGGACAAGGAGTACGAG TTCGAGGTCCACGAGAAGACCTACTTCAAGAACATCTTGAACAGCATCCGCTTCAGCATCCAGCTCTCAGTCAAGAAAATCCGGCAGGAGGTGGACAAGTCCAC GTGGCTGCTCCCACCGCAGGCCCTCAATGCCTACTACCTACCCAACAAGAACCAGATGG TGTTCCCCGCAGGCATTCTGCAGCCCACGCTCTACGACCCGGACTTCCCGCA gtCTCTGAACTACGGGGGCATTGGCACCATCATCGGACACGAGCTGACCCATGGCTATGACGACTGGG GGGGCCAGTACGACCGCTCGGGCAATCTGTTGCACTGGTGGACGGAGGCTTCCTACAGCCGCTTCCTGCGCAAGGCGGAGTGCATCGTCCACCTGTACGACAATTTCACCGTCTACAACCAGCGG GTGAACGGAAAGCACACCCTTGGTGAGAACATCGCGGACATGGGTGGCCTCAAGCTGGCCTATTAT GCCTATCAGAAGTGGGTGCGGGAGCACGGCCCAGAGCACCCGCTGCACCGGCTCAAGTACACGCACAACCAGCTCTTCTTCATTGCCTTTGCCCAG AACTGGTGCATCAAGCGGCGGTCACAGTCCATCTACCTGCAGGTGCTGACCGACAAGCATGCACCTGAGCACTACAG ggtGCTGGGCAGCGTGTCCCAGTTCGAGGAGTTTGGCCGGGCCTTCCATTGCCCCAAGGACTCGCCCATGAACCCTGCCCACAAGTGCTCTGTGTGGTGA
- the ALPI gene encoding intestinal-type alkaline phosphatase, producing MLLTHRGCAPWSPPHPGEAAGIIPCGHTCLFQDPCPEACSATPCHIPSASGLRVTGQGRGQGGHRGQWEGHGDFYSQGQSPAPTKGPLAGTAAGTLALAPPGSQPAAVLALPRPCHPTAMQGARVLLLLLLLGLRPRLALGIIPAEEEDPAFWNRQAAQALDAAKKLQPIQTAAKNLILFLGDGMGVPTVTATRILKGQINDNLGPETPLAMDQFPYLALSKTYNVDRQVPDSAGTATAYLCGVKANYQTIGVSAAARFNQCNTTRGNEVISVMNRAKKAGKSVGVVTTTRVQHASPAGTYAHVVNRNWYSDANMPAKALEDGCQDIAQQLISNMEIDVILGGGRKYMFPKGTPDPEYPTDAKQNGIRLDGRNLVQEWQAKYQGARYVWNRTALIQASQDASVTHLMGLFEPGDTKYDVHRDGIQDPSLMEMTEAALRLLSRNPKGFYLFVEGGRIDHGHHDGTAYLALTEAVMFDSAIDKAGQLTSERDTLTLVTADHSHVFSFGGYTLRGSSVFGLAPSMAKDNKTYTSILYGNGPGFALSGVPRPNVSDAESRDPAYKPQAAVPLDSETHGGEDVAVFARGPQAHLVHGVQEQSFVAHVMAFAACLEPYADCNLQPSAAPTPTRTPTRTPTRTPTPTDAALPGPAAQLMLQLLTGALLLALLA from the exons CAGCGGACTTAGAGTCACAGGGCAGGGGCGGGGTCAGGGTGGCCACCGGGGACAATGGGAGGGACATGGAGACTTTTACAGCCAGGGACAAAGTCCTGCCCCGACTAAAGGCCCGCTGGCTGGTACGGCAGCTGGTACCCTAGCTCTGGCCCCGCCGGGGTCCCAGCCTGCCGCAGTCCTGGCTTTGCCGCGCCCCTGCCATCCCACAGCCATGCAGGGGGCCcgggtgctgctgctgctgctgctgctgggcctgAGGCCACGGCTGGCCCTTGGCATCATCCCAG CTGAGGAGGAGGACCCAGCCTTCTGGAACCGCCAGGCGGCCCAGGCCCTGGACGCCGCTAAGAAGCTGCAGCCCATCCAGACAGCTGCTAAGAACCTCATTCTCTTTTTGGGGGATG GGATGGGGGTGCCCACAGTGACGGCCACTCGGATCCTCAAAGGGCAAATTAATGACAATCTGGGACCTGAGACACCCCTGGCCATGGACCAATTTCCATACCTGGCTCTGTCCAAG ACCTACAACGTGGACAGACAGGTGCCAGATAGCGCAGGCACAGCCACGGCCTACCTGTGCGGGGTCAAGGCCAACTACCAGACCATTGGTGTGAGCGCGGCCGCCCGCTTTAACCAGTGCAACACGACACGTGGCAATGAGGTCATCTCCGTGATGAACCGGGCCAAGAAAGCAG GGAAGTCTGTGGGGGTGGTGACCACCACGAGAGTGCAGCATGCCTCGCCAGCCGGCACCTACGCACACGTAGTAAACCGCAACTGGTACTCGGACGCCAACATGCCTGCCAAGGCGCTGGAGGACGGATGCCAGGACATCGCCCAGCAGCTCATCTCCAACATGGAAATTGAT GTGATCCTGGGCGGAGGCCGAAAGTACATGTTTCCCAAGGGGACTCCGGATCCTGAGTATCCAACTGACGCCAAACAGAACGGAATCCGGTTGGACGGGCGGAACCTGGTGCAGGAATGGCAGGCCAAGTACCAG ggTGCCCGGTATGTGTGGAATCGCACGGCGCTCATTCAGGCATCCCAGGACGCCTCTGTGACACACCTCATGG GCCTCTTTGAGCCAGGAGACACCAAATATGATGTCCACCGAGACGGAATCCAGGACCCATCCCTGATGGAGATGACAGAGGCGGCCCTGAGGCTGCTGAGCAGGAACCCCAAGGGCTTCTACCTCTTTGTGGAAG GAGGCCGCATCGACCACGGTCATCACGACGGCACAGCTTACCTGGCCCTGACGGAGGCCGTCATGTTCGATTCCGCCATTGACAAGGCGGGCCAGCTCACGAGCGAGAGGGACACACTGACCCTGGTCACCGCCGACCACTCTCACGTGTTCTCCTTCGGGGGCTACACCCTGCGAGGGAGCTCCGTTTTCG GGCTGGCCCCCAGCATGGCCAAAGACAACAAGACCTACACCTCCATCCTGTATGGCAACGGCCCCGGCTTCGCGCTCAGCGGGGTCCCCCGGCCCAACGTCTCCGACGCCGAGAGCA gGGACCCCGCATACAAGCCGCAGGCCGCGGTGCCCCTGGACTCCGAGACCCACGGCGGCGAGGACGTGGCGGTGTTCGCGCGCGGCCCGCAGGCGCACCTGGTGCACGGCGTGCAGGAGCAGAGCTTCGTGGCGCACGTCATGGCCTTCGCCGCCTGCCTCGAGCCCTACGCCGACTGCAACCTGCAGCCCTCGGCCgcgcccacccccacccgcacccccacccgcacccccacccgcacccccacccccaccgatGCCGcgctccccggccccgccgcgcAGCTGATGCTGCAGCTTCTGACCGGGGCGCTGCTGCTCGCGCTGCTGGCGTAG
- the ECEL1 gene encoding endothelin-converting enzyme-like 1 isoform X2, whose amino-acid sequence METPYSMTAHYDEFQEVKYVSRCGAGGARGASLPPGFPRGAGRGASGARAGLPRWNRREVCLLSGLVFAAGLCAILAAMLALKYLGPGPAGGGGCSEGCPERKAFARAARFLAANLDASIDPCQDFYSFACGGWLRRHAIPDDKLTYGTIAAIGEQNEERLRRLLARPGGGPGGAAQRKVRAFFRSCLDMREIERLGPRPMLEVIEDCGGWDLGGGGGGGGERPGAAARWDLNRLLYKAQGVYSAAALFSLTVSLDDRNSSRYVIRIDQDGLTLPERTLYLAQDEESEKILAAYRVFMERLLSLLGADAVEQKAQEILQLEQRLANITVSEYDDLRRDVSSMYNKVTLGQLQKITPHLQWKWLLDQIFQEDFSEDEEVVLLATDYMQQVSQLIRSTPRRILHNYLVWRVVVVLSEHLSPPFREALHELAREMEGSDKPQELARVCLGQANRHFGMALGALFVHEHFSAASKAKVQQLVEDIKFILGRRLEELDWMDAETKAAARAKLQYMMVMVGYPDFLLKPEAVDKEYEFEVHEKTYFKNILNSIRFSIQLSVKKIRQEVDKSTWLLPPQALNAYYLPNKNQMVFPAGILQPTLYDPDFPQSLNYGGIGTIIGHELTHGYDDWGGQYDRSGNLLHWWTEASYSRFLRKAECIVHLYDNFTVYNQRVNGKHTLGENIADMGGLKLAYYLHTVTPRPIRSGCGSTAQSTRCTGSSTRTTSSSSLPLPRTGASSGGHSPSTCRC is encoded by the exons ATGGAGACCCCGTACTCGATGACCGCGCACTACGACGAGTTCCAGGAGGTCAAATACGTGAGCCGGtgcggcgcggggggcgcgcgcggGGCCTCGCTGCCGCCCGGCTtcccgcggggcgcggggcgcggcgcctccggggcccgggcggggctgCCGCGCTGGAACCGGCGCGAGGTGTGCCTGCTGTCGGGGCTGGTGTTCGCCGCCGGCCTCTGCGCCATCCTGGCCGCTATGCTGGCGCTCAAGTACCTGGGCCCGggcccggcgggcggcggcggctgctcCGAGGGCTGCCCCGAGCGCAAGGCCTTCGCGCGCGCCGCCCGCTTCCTGGCCGCCAACCTGGACGCCAGCATAGACCCGTGCCAGGACTTCTACTCCTTCGCGTGCGGCGGCTGGCTGCGGCGCCACGCCATCCCCGACGACAAGCTCACCTACGGCACCATCGCGGCCATCGGGGAGCAGAACGAGGAGCGGCTGCGGCGCCTGCTGGCGCGGCCCGGGGGCGGGCCCGGCGGGGCGGCCCAGCGCAAGGTGCGCGCCTTCTTCCGCTCGTGCCTCGACATGCGCGAGATCGAGCGGCTCGGCCCGCGGCCCATGCTCGAAGTCATCGAGGACTGCGGGGGCTGGGAcctgggcggcggcggcggcggcggcggcgagcgcCCGGGGGCCGCGGCGCGCTGGGACCTCAACCGGCTGCTCTACAAGGCCCAGGGCGTGTACAGCGCCGCCGCGCTCTTCTCGCTCACCGTCAGCCTGGACGACAGGAACTCCTCGCGCTACGTCATCCGC aTTGACCAGGATGGGCTCACTCTGCCGGAGAGGACCCTGTACTTAGCTCAGGATGAGGAGAGTGAGAAG ATCCTGGCAGCGTACCGGGTGTTCATGGAGCGCCTGCTCAGCCTCCTGGGAGCCGATGCCGTGGAGCAGAAGGCGCAGGAGATCCTGCAGCTGGAGCAGCGGCTGGCCAAC ATCACAGTGTCAGAGTACGACGACCTCCGGCGAGATGTCAGCTCCATGTACAACAAGGTGACGCTGGGGCAGTTGCAGAAGATCACCCCCCAT CTGCAGTGGAAGTGGCTGCTGGACCAGATCTTCCAGGAGGACTTCTCAGAGGATGAGGAGGTGGTGCTGTTGGCCACAGACTACATGCAGCAGGTGTCCCAGCTCATCCGCTCCACACCCCGCAG GATCCTGCACAACTACCTGGTGTGGCGTGTAGTGGTGGTCCTGAGTGAGCACCTGTCACCGCCATTCCGAGAAGCACTGCACGAGCTGGCCCGTGAGATGGAGGGCAGTGACAAGCCACAGGAGCTGGCCCGTGTCTGCCTGGGCCAGGCCAACCGCCACTTTGGCATGGCACTTGGAGCTCTCTTTGTACATGAGCACTTCTCAGCTGCCAGCAAGGCCAAG GTACAGCAGCTTGTGGAAGACATCAAGTTCATCTTGGGCCGGCGCCTGGAGGAGCTGGACTGGATGGATGCCGAGACCAAGGCAGCTGCTCGGGCCAAG CTCCAGTacatgatggtgatggtgggcTACCCGGACTTCCTGCTCAAACCCGAGGCTGTGGACAAGGAGTACGAG TTCGAGGTCCACGAGAAGACCTACTTCAAGAACATCTTGAACAGCATCCGCTTCAGCATCCAGCTCTCAGTCAAGAAAATCCGGCAGGAGGTGGACAAGTCCAC GTGGCTGCTCCCACCGCAGGCCCTCAATGCCTACTACCTACCCAACAAGAACCAGATGG TGTTCCCCGCAGGCATTCTGCAGCCCACGCTCTACGACCCGGACTTCCCGCA gtCTCTGAACTACGGGGGCATTGGCACCATCATCGGACACGAGCTGACCCATGGCTATGACGACTGGG GGGGCCAGTACGACCGCTCGGGCAATCTGTTGCACTGGTGGACGGAGGCTTCCTACAGCCGCTTCCTGCGCAAGGCGGAGTGCATCGTCCACCTGTACGACAATTTCACCGTCTACAACCAGCGG GTGAACGGAAAGCACACCCTTGGTGAGAACATCGCGGACATGGGTGGCCTCAAGCTGGCCTATTAT CTCCACACTGTCACCCCCAGGCCTATCAGAAGTGGGTGCGGGAGCACGGCCCAGAGCACCCGCTGCACCGGCTCAAGTACACGCACAACCAGCTCTTCTTCATTGCCTTTGCCCAG AACTGGTGCATCAAGCGGCGGTCACAGTCCATCTACCTGCAGGTGCTGA